From the genome of Nicotiana sylvestris chromosome 2, ASM39365v2, whole genome shotgun sequence, one region includes:
- the LOC104248383 gene encoding 1-aminocyclopropane-1-carboxylate synthase 3-like, translating into MKLLSKKVMCNSHGQDSSYFLGWQEYEKNPYDETRNPKGIIQMGLAENQLSFDLLESWLAQNPDAAGFKRNGESIFRELALFQDYHGLPALKKALVQFMAEIRGNKVSFDSNKLVLTAGATSANETLMFCLADHGDAFFLPTPYYPGFDRDLKWRTGAEIVPIQCTSSNGFRITESALEEAYQEAKRRNLRVKGVLVTNPSNPLGTTLSKQEIQLLLTFISTKDIHLISDEIYSGAVFNSPSFVSVVEILIENNYMNSKIWDRVHIVYSLSKDLGLPGFRIGAIYSNDELVVAAATKMSSFGLISSQTQYLLSAMLSDKKFTKMYISENQKRLKKRHEMLVRGLQNAGISCLDSNAGLFCWVDMRHLLRSNTFDAEIELWKKIVYDVGLNISPGSSCHCTEPGWFRACFANMSEDTLNLAIQRLKAFVDATNNNNQNHHQSSLSSKKPRWVFRLSFNDSRQRER; encoded by the exons ATGAAGCTCCTATCGAAGAAAGTCATGTGTAACTCGCACGGACAAGATTCTTCATACTTCCTAGGATGGCAAGAGTACGAGAAGAACCCATACGATGAAACTCGTAACCCTAAAGGAATAATCCAGATGGGTCTTGCAGAGAATCAG CTCTCTTTCGATTTACTAGAGTCATGGCTTGCTCAAAACCCAGATGCAGCTGGATTTAAGAGAAATGGAGAGTCAATATTTAGAGAGCTTGCCCTATTTCAAGATTATCACGGCCTTCCAGCTTTAAAAAAG GCATTGGTTCAATTCATGGCAGAAATAAGAGGGAACAAAGTGAGCTTTGATTCAAACAAGCTTGTACTAACAGCCGGCGCTACTTCTGCAAATGAGACACTCATGTTTTGTCTCGCCGATCACGGCGATGCTTTTTTCCTTCCCACTCCATACTACCCTGG ATTTGATAGAGATCTGAAATGGAGAACGGGGGCTGAGATTGTGCCAATACAATGCACAAGTTCAAATGGCTTTAGAATAACAGAATCTGCTCTTGAAGAAGCTTACCAAGAAGCCAAAAGACGAAACCTTAGAGTGAAAGGTGTTTTAGTGACAAACCCTTCAAACCCATTGGGCACAACATTAAGCAAACAAgaaattcaactccttttaacCTTCATTTCTACAAAAGACATCCATCTTATTAGCGACGAAATCTATTCTGGCGCTGTTTTTAACTCGCCTAGCTTCGTTAGTGTCGTGGAAATACTAATAGAAAACAACTATATGAACTCCAAAATATGGGATCGAGTTCACATTGTCTATAGCCTTTCAAAAGATTTAGGTCTCCCAGGATTTCGAATTGGTGCCATTTATTCCAACGACGAATTAGTTGTTGCCGCCGCCACCAAAATGTCCAGTTTCGGATTAATTTCATCCCAAACTCAGTACCTTCTCTCGGCCATGCTTTCTGacaaaaaattcacaaaaatgtaTATCTCCGAAAATCAAAAGAGGCTCAAGAAAAGACATGAAATGCTAGTTCGAGGTCTTCAAAATGCTGGAATTAGCTGCCTTGATAGCAATGCTGGCTTGTTTTGTTGGGTTGACATGAGACATCTCTTAAGATCAAATACTTTTGATGCAGAAATTGAATTATGGAAGAAAATAGTGTACGACGTTGGACTAAATATTTCCCCTGGATCCTCGTGCCATTGTACAGAACCGGGCTGGTTTCGTGCATGTTTCGCTAACATGTCCGAAGATACGCTAAACCTCGCCATACAACGTTTGAAGGCTTTTGTTGATGCTaccaataacaacaaccaaaatcacCACCAGTCAAGTTTGAGTTCAAAGAAGCCCAGGTGGGTTTTCCGACTATCGTTTAATGACAGCCGTCAAAGAGAACGATAA
- the LOC104248390 gene encoding uncharacterized protein, whose product MVRFYSNEGRTKAIEGGVQIFNRKPVIIKPWKPGMEIMNVIVEQVPIWIRLVGLDLKYWGQASLIKIAGLVGKPVKADTATTRKEKLMYARVMVEVPLNKTYPDSVMFENELGQIIEQEIEYEWKPTMCQQCKLFGHTDQQCRRVQQKPQAEQVRKEWKVVERNEQKEKPAIAGESMEQKPKNVQGKALQKQIIMPVSNSFSTLEDNGEEQIAEESAREKTMTDRRNKAKGITQGEGTQQGKGSSTVSYQRGIQRKIEMGPGIGRGAQMMHCEVEHRGTQHKFQITFVYGFNDQALRRQLWQELEKIHGVTKKSWVVIGDFNYVLNRDERVGSPITVSEIKEFKECVGRCSLQELKSSGSFLTWNNKHGDNSRVYSRIDRVLVNGDWVMKLLGSEVHFGNEGLMDHCPALINWDQGPQSGQYRFRYFNIWSQATDFKQQVEYSWNKGITGTKQYRLVGKLNRLKATLQGIRRTQFGDV is encoded by the exons ATGGTCAGATTTTACAGTAATGAAGGGCGTACAAAGGCAATTGAAGGGGGAGTGCAGATATTTAATCGAAAACCAGTGATAATTAAGCCATGGAAACCAGGAATGGAGATAATGAATGTAATAGTGGAGCAGGTGCCTATATGGATTCGACTAGTGGGCCTAGATCTAAAGTACTGGGGGCAAGCATCTCTAATAAAAATAGCTGGGCTGGTGGGGAAACCCGTGAAGGCTGATACAGCAACAACGAGAAAGGAGAAACTCATGTATGCAAGGGTAATGGTGGAAGTTCCTTTGAACAAAACATATCCAGATTCAGTGATGTTTGAAAATGAATTGGGACAAATAATCGAACAGGAAATAGAGTATGAATGGAAGCCTACAATGTGTCAACAATGCAAATTGTTTGGGCACACAGACCAACAATGTAGAAGAGTACAACAAAAACCACAAgcagaacaagtaagaaaagagTGGAAGGTAGTGGAGAGGAATGAGCAAAAAGAAAAGCCAGCCATAGCAGGGGAAAGCATGGAACAAAAGCCAAAGAATGTACAAGGGAAAGCTTTACAGAAGCAGATTATCATGCCAGTGAGTAACTCTTTCTCAACACTGGAGGATAATGGGGAAGAGCAAATTGCAGAGGAGAGTGCTAGAGAGAAAACAATGACAGACAGGAGAAATAAAGCTAAAGGAATTACACAAGGAGAAGGTACTCAACAAGGAAAAGGCAGCTCAACAGTAAGCTACCAGAGGGGAATACAAAGGAAAATAGAGATGGGTCCAGGAATAGGGAGGGGAG CACAAATGATGCATTGTGAGGTAGAACATAGAGGGACTCAGCACAAGTTTCAGATAACATTTGTGTATGGGTTTAATGACCAAGCTTTAAGAAGACAATTATGGCAAGAGTTGGAGAAAATTCATGGTGTCACTAAAAAATCATGGGTAGTTATAGGAGATTTCAACTATGTATTGAATAGAGATGAAAGGGTGGGGAGTCCAATCACAGTTTCAGAAATAAAAGAATTCAAAGAGTGTGTAGGGAGATGTTCACTACAAGAGCTTAAATCATCTGGATCTTTTTTGACATGGAACAATAAACATGGAGACAATAGTAGAGTCTACAGCAGGATTGATAGAGTGCTAGTTAATGGAGATTGGGTGATGAAATTGCTAGGATCAGAAGTTCACTTTGGAAATGAAGGACTCATGGACCATTGTCCAGCTCTGATTAACTGGGATCAAGGACCTCAAAGTGGACAGTACAGATTCAGATATTTCAACATATGGAGTCAAGCCACTGACTTCAAACAACAAGTGGAATATAGCTGGAATAAGGGGATTACAGGTACTAAGCAGTATAGATTGGTGGGGAAGCTGAATAGACTGAAAGCCACTCTGCAAGGAATAAGAAGAACTCAATTTGGTGATGTATAA